In one Macaca nemestrina isolate mMacNem1 chromosome 2, mMacNem.hap1, whole genome shotgun sequence genomic region, the following are encoded:
- the LOC105470893 gene encoding ribosomal protein eL39-like 2: MSSHKTFTIKRFLAKKQKQNRPIPQWIQMKPGNKIRYNSKRRHWRRTKLGL, encoded by the coding sequence ATGTCTTCTCACAAGACTTTCACCATTAAGCGATTCCTggccaagaaacaaaagcaaaatcgtCCCATCCCCCAGTGGATTCAGATGAAACCTGGTAATAAAATCAGGTACAACTCCAAAAGGAGACACTGGAGAAGAACCAAGCTGGGTCTATAA